A single region of the Glycine max cultivar Williams 82 chromosome 20, Glycine_max_v4.0, whole genome shotgun sequence genome encodes:
- the LOC100777978 gene encoding chaperone protein dnaJ 15: protein MGMGSKMEGPSTPAIRRDPYEVLSVSKDSTDQEIKTAYRKLALKYHPDKNASNPEASELFKEVAYSYSILSDPEKRRQYDSAGFEALDADSMDMEIDLSNLGTVNTMFAALFSKLGVPIKTTISANVLEEALNGTVTVRPLPIGSSVSGKVEKQCAHFFGVTINEQQAESGIVVRVTSTAQSKFKLLYFEQDANGGYGLALQEDSEKTGKVTSAGMYFLHFQVYRMDSTVNALAMAKDPEGAFFKRLEGLQPCEVSELKPGTHIFAVYGDNFFKTASYMIEAVCAKSYEDTTQKLKDNEAQILRKRNELRQFEAEYRKALARYQEVTDRYTKEKQSVDELLKQRDGIHSSFTTVKSTNFSGSGSNLSNGSSSKINGDESPGEDGGSDGKDKSGKKKWFNLNLRGSDKKLI, encoded by the exons ATGGGGATGGGTTCTAAAATGGAAGGACCGTCTACCCCAGCAATTCGACGTGACCCATACGAGGTATTGTCCGTGTCGAAAGACTCAACCGATCAAGAAATTAAAACGGCTTACAGAAAGCTTGCTCTTAA GTATCACCCTGATAAGAATGCTAGCAATCCTGAAGCTTCGGAGCTATTTAAAGAGGTTGCATATTCTTATAGTATCTTGTCTGACCCAGAAAAGAGAAGGCAGTATGACAGTGCTGGATTTGAG GCACTTGATGCTGATAGCATGGACATGGAAATTGATTTATCTAATCTTGGGACTGTGAACACAATGTTTGCAGCTTTATTCAG CAAACTGGGTGTCCCTATCAAGACTACCATTTCAGCTAATGTTCTTGAAGAAGCTCTGAATGGAACAGTTACAGTCAGACCCCTTCCAATTGGATCATCAGTCAGTGGAAAG GTAGAGAAGCAATGTGCTCATTTCTTTGGTGTGACAATAAATGAGCAGCAAGCTGAGTCAGGCATTGTAGTAAGAGTTACTTCAACTGCACAAAGCAAATTTAAG TTGCTCTACTTTGAACAAGATGCGAATGGAGGCTATGGTTTGGCATTGCAG GAAGACAGTGAGAAGACTGGCAAGGTGACATCTGCAGGAATGTATTTCTTACATTTTCAAGTGTATAGAATGGATTCAACGGTGAATGCG TTAGCGATGGCCAAGGATCCTGAAGGGGccttttttaaaagattggaaGGTCTTCAACCTTGTGAAGTCTCGGAACTAAAGCCTGGCACTCATATCTTCGCTGTTTATG GAGATAACTTCTTTAAGACTGCTAGCTATATGATTGAGGCAGTATGTGCAAAATCATATGAAGATACCACCCAAAAACTGAAGGACAATGAAGCTCAAATTTTAAGAAAGAGGAATGAGCTACGCCAATTTGAAGCAGAATATAGAAAG GCATTGGCACGCTATCAGGAAGTGACAGACAGAtacacaaaagaaaaacaatct GTAGATGAGCTTCTGAAACAAAGGGATGGTATCCATTCTTCCTTCACCACTGTGAAGTCAACCAATTTTAGTGGAAGTGGTAGTAATTTAAGCAATGGAAGTTCTAGCAAAATTAATGGCGACGAGAGCCCCGGGGAAGATGGAGGGTCAGATGGCAAGGATAAATCAGGCAAAAAGAAATGGTTTAATTTGAATCTTAGGGGTTCTGATAAGAAGttgatttaa
- the GLYII-12 gene encoding uncharacterized protein GLYII-12 isoform X2: protein MATHRLALIIQNPSNDDEFLLVKQSRPPKFHDEEYDSFVDSDLWDLPSAQLNPLLAESEPPVELELAVSHSESQDVDLRKFDIRSALNEVFGQLGFGAVDGGGWKFHKYVKEAAFGPDLPVNTVFIVGKLVAAEDKDFRDSYRWKSVRSCLNWILEVKPHGDRVGPLVVIGLINESSISTKWKVPPAINYQEYPPGNIIIPMGSRTLRPFHTTNLVVFAPENVSNDSGENNFIVRGDALIVDPGCLSEFYGELEKIVTALPRRLVVFVTHHHPDHVDGLSVIQKCNPDATLLAHEKTMHRISRDVWSLGYTPVTGDEDIDIGGQRLRVIFAPGHTDGHMALLHANTHSLIVGDHCVGQGSATLDIKAGGNMSEYFQTTYKFLELSPHALIPMHGRVNVWPKQMLCGYLKNRRSREANIVKAIEGGAKSLFDIIVYVYSDVDRRAWIAASSNVRLHVDHLAQQHKLPKDFSLETYKSSLDTFAESVGKL, encoded by the exons ATGGCAACTCACAGACTCGCTTTGATCATCCAAAACCCTTCGAACGACGACGAGTTTTTGCTCGTGAAGCAGTCGCGTCCTCCCAAATTCCACGATGAAGAATACGACTCTTTCGTCGATTCTGATCTCTGGGACTTGCCCTCGGCGCAGTTGAACCCGCTGCTTGCAGAATCAGAGCCACCGGTTGAGTTGGAACTTGCGGTCTCGCATTCGGAATCCCAGGACGTCGATTTGAGGAAATTCGACATCCGTTCGGCTCTCAACGAG GTGTTTGGACAATTAGGGTTTGGGGCGGTTGACGGAGGAGGTTGGAAGTTCCATAAGTATGTGAAGGAAGCTGCCTTTGGACCCGATTTACCCGTCAACACTGTCTTCATTGTTGGAAAATTGGTAGCAGCTGAGGACAAGGACTTTAGAG ATTCATATAGATGGAAATCTGTCCGAAGTTGTCTTAACTGGATTCTGGAAGTGAAACCACATGGAGATCGGGTTGGACCATTGGTAGTTATTGGTCTTATAAACGAATCATCTATCTCTACAAAATGGAAAGTCCCTCCTGCCATAAACTATCAG gaGTACCCGCCTGGTAATATAATTATACCTATGGGAAGTAGGACATTAAGGCCTTTTCACACAACAAATTTGGTGGTGTTTGCACCTGAAAATGTTTCAAATGATTCAGGGGAAAACAATTTTATTGTACGTGGAGATGCACTAATAGTTGATCCAGGATGCCTATCAGAATTCTATGGAGAG CTAGAGAAAATTGTTACTGCTTTGCCAAGACGACTAGTGGTCTTTGTCACTCATCATCATCCTGATCATGTAGATG GTCTCTCAGTTATCCAGAAGTGCAATCCTGACGCTACTTTGCTTGCACATGAAAAGACCATGCATCGTATAAGCAGAG ATGTTTGGTCACTTGGCTATACCCCAGTTACGGGAGATGAAGACATTGACATTGGTGGTCAGAGATTGAGAGTTATTTTTGCACCG GGACATACAGATGGTCATATGGCACTGCTTCATGCAAATACTCATTCCTTGATAGTAGGTGATCACTGTGTGGG TCAGGGAAGTGCCACCTTGGACATAAAAGCTGGTGGAAATATGTCT GAATACTTCCAAACCACGTACAAATTTTTGGAGCTTTCACCACATGCTTTAATACCAATGCATGGGAGAGTTAATGTCTGGCCAAAGCAGATGCTGTGTGGATACCTAAA gaATCGTAGGAGTAGAGAAGCTAATATTGTGAAGGCAATTGAAGGTGGAGCAAAATCTTTGTTTGACATTATAGTATATGTATATTCTGATGTTGACCGCCGTGCCTGGATTGCTGCATCATCAAATGTGAGGCTCCATGTGGATCATCTAGCCCAACAACACAAGTTACCAAAG GatttctctctagaaacttACAAATCCAGTTTGGATACATTTGCTGAGAGTGTGGGTAAACTATAA
- the GLYII-12 gene encoding uncharacterized protein GLYII-12 isoform X1: MATHRLALIIQNPSNDDEFLLVKQSRPPKFHDEEYDSFVDSDLWDLPSAQLNPLLAESEPPVELELAVSHSESQDVDLRKFDIRSALNEVFGQLGFGAVDGGGWKFHKYVKEAAFGPDLPVNTVFIVGKLVAAEDKDFRDSYRWKSVRSCLNWILEVKPHGDRVGPLVVIGLINESSISTKWKVPPAINYQEYPPGNIIIPMGSRTLRPFHTTNLVVFAPENVSNDSGENNFIVRGDALIVDPGCLSEFYGELEKIVTALPRRLVVFVTHHHPDHVDGLSVIQKCNPDATLLAHEKTMHRISRDVWSLGYTPVTGDEDIDIGGQRLRVIFAPGHTDGHMALLHANTHSLIVGDHCVGQGSATLDIKAGGNMSEYFQTTYKFLELSPHALIPMHGRVNVWPKQMLCGYLKNRRSREANIVKAIEGGAKSLFDIIVYVYSDVDRRAWIAASSNVRLHVDHLAQQHKLPKDFSIQKFKNTCGLHFLSRWIWAYGSGSLSHQIGKSPFLVAGVLAGIAGIAVLYCQRKFTK; the protein is encoded by the exons ATGGCAACTCACAGACTCGCTTTGATCATCCAAAACCCTTCGAACGACGACGAGTTTTTGCTCGTGAAGCAGTCGCGTCCTCCCAAATTCCACGATGAAGAATACGACTCTTTCGTCGATTCTGATCTCTGGGACTTGCCCTCGGCGCAGTTGAACCCGCTGCTTGCAGAATCAGAGCCACCGGTTGAGTTGGAACTTGCGGTCTCGCATTCGGAATCCCAGGACGTCGATTTGAGGAAATTCGACATCCGTTCGGCTCTCAACGAG GTGTTTGGACAATTAGGGTTTGGGGCGGTTGACGGAGGAGGTTGGAAGTTCCATAAGTATGTGAAGGAAGCTGCCTTTGGACCCGATTTACCCGTCAACACTGTCTTCATTGTTGGAAAATTGGTAGCAGCTGAGGACAAGGACTTTAGAG ATTCATATAGATGGAAATCTGTCCGAAGTTGTCTTAACTGGATTCTGGAAGTGAAACCACATGGAGATCGGGTTGGACCATTGGTAGTTATTGGTCTTATAAACGAATCATCTATCTCTACAAAATGGAAAGTCCCTCCTGCCATAAACTATCAG gaGTACCCGCCTGGTAATATAATTATACCTATGGGAAGTAGGACATTAAGGCCTTTTCACACAACAAATTTGGTGGTGTTTGCACCTGAAAATGTTTCAAATGATTCAGGGGAAAACAATTTTATTGTACGTGGAGATGCACTAATAGTTGATCCAGGATGCCTATCAGAATTCTATGGAGAG CTAGAGAAAATTGTTACTGCTTTGCCAAGACGACTAGTGGTCTTTGTCACTCATCATCATCCTGATCATGTAGATG GTCTCTCAGTTATCCAGAAGTGCAATCCTGACGCTACTTTGCTTGCACATGAAAAGACCATGCATCGTATAAGCAGAG ATGTTTGGTCACTTGGCTATACCCCAGTTACGGGAGATGAAGACATTGACATTGGTGGTCAGAGATTGAGAGTTATTTTTGCACCG GGACATACAGATGGTCATATGGCACTGCTTCATGCAAATACTCATTCCTTGATAGTAGGTGATCACTGTGTGGG TCAGGGAAGTGCCACCTTGGACATAAAAGCTGGTGGAAATATGTCT GAATACTTCCAAACCACGTACAAATTTTTGGAGCTTTCACCACATGCTTTAATACCAATGCATGGGAGAGTTAATGTCTGGCCAAAGCAGATGCTGTGTGGATACCTAAA gaATCGTAGGAGTAGAGAAGCTAATATTGTGAAGGCAATTGAAGGTGGAGCAAAATCTTTGTTTGACATTATAGTATATGTATATTCTGATGTTGACCGCCGTGCCTGGATTGCTGCATCATCAAATGTGAGGCTCCATGTGGATCATCTAGCCCAACAACACAAGTTACCAAAG GATTTTTCAATCCAGAAGTTCAAAAATACCTGTGGGCTGCATTTTCTATCTCGATGGATATGGGCTTACGGTAGTGGCAGTTTATCACATCAAATAGGGAAATCTCCATTTCTTGTTGCCGGTGTTCTTGCTGGCATTGCTGGCATTGCTGTATTGTACTGTCAACGAAAGTTCACTAAATAG